The proteins below come from a single Burkholderia sp. FERM BP-3421 genomic window:
- a CDS encoding DUF2069 domain-containing protein has protein sequence MSAAPPPAAARPGLALAAAALLAALIALSVAWEIWLAPLRPGGSALMLKAVPLALALPGVWRRSVYTLQWASMLILVYLAEGIVRGMTDTGLSATLGWLETALALGFFAAALAYVAPFKRAAKQRARDRSRPSRS, from the coding sequence GTGAGCGCCGCGCCCCCACCCGCCGCCGCGCGTCCCGGTCTCGCCCTCGCCGCGGCGGCCCTGCTCGCCGCGCTGATCGCGCTGTCAGTCGCCTGGGAGATCTGGCTCGCGCCGCTGCGCCCGGGCGGCTCCGCGCTGATGCTGAAGGCGGTGCCGCTCGCGCTCGCGCTGCCCGGCGTCTGGCGCCGCAGCGTGTATACCCTGCAGTGGGCGTCGATGCTGATTCTGGTCTATCTTGCCGAAGGGATCGTGCGCGGCATGACCGATACGGGCCTGTCCGCGACGCTCGGCTGGCTCGAAACCGCGCTCGCCCTCGGCTTTTTCGCCGCCGCGCTCGCCTACGTCGCGCCGTTCAAGCGCGCGGCCAAGCAACGCGCGCGCGATCGTTCCCGACCCTCCCGCTCCTGA
- a CDS encoding YihY family inner membrane protein, with protein sequence MPKLSVDLDTIRRLARFAARRSAEDRIPQVAGSLTFTTMLALVPLVTVAFALFTAFPIFASFQNSLQGFLADHLMPAQFNNQIFKYLNQFASKAKGLTTAGIIVLVVTAVMTMMTVESAFNVIWRVRKPRPFAQRVLAYWALITLGPLLFGVSLSISSYLFTKSLAFAGTSTTPPVFEWMLTAASLPLTVLAFTLLYVYLPNCAVAWRDAVVGGICAALAFELAKRGFGYYVRRIPTYTAVYGAFAAVPMFLLWMYLSWFIALGGAMIASALPAIRIGQFHRIRYPGSDLLDSLELLARLSDARDAGRAGHTAARLALMVRCDMETAQRLLATMEEREWVARLQNERDAAPRYVLLVNPAELSVADLFDVMVVDRGELVYQLQRSKTPFDQALLLDALASDRLAVPLATLLASRRAAAATDAEGAAGADPAVRPDPAA encoded by the coding sequence TTGCCGAAGTTGAGCGTGGACCTCGACACCATCCGGCGCCTCGCGCGCTTCGCCGCGCGGCGCAGCGCCGAGGATCGCATCCCGCAGGTCGCGGGCAGCCTGACATTCACGACGATGCTCGCGCTCGTGCCGCTCGTCACGGTGGCGTTCGCGCTGTTCACCGCATTCCCGATCTTCGCGTCGTTCCAGAATTCGCTGCAGGGTTTCCTCGCCGATCACCTGATGCCCGCGCAGTTCAACAACCAGATCTTCAAGTATCTGAACCAGTTCGCCTCGAAGGCGAAAGGGCTGACGACGGCGGGGATCATCGTGCTCGTGGTGACCGCGGTGATGACGATGATGACGGTCGAGTCGGCGTTCAACGTGATCTGGCGCGTGCGCAAGCCGCGCCCGTTCGCGCAGCGGGTGCTCGCCTACTGGGCGCTGATCACGCTCGGGCCGCTGCTGTTCGGCGTGAGCCTGTCGATCTCGTCCTATCTGTTCACGAAATCGCTCGCGTTCGCGGGCACCTCGACCACGCCGCCCGTCTTCGAATGGATGCTGACGGCCGCGTCGCTGCCCTTGACGGTGCTCGCGTTCACGCTGCTCTACGTGTACCTGCCGAACTGCGCGGTCGCGTGGCGCGACGCGGTGGTGGGCGGGATCTGCGCGGCGCTGGCGTTCGAACTGGCGAAGCGCGGCTTCGGCTACTACGTGCGGCGCATCCCGACCTATACCGCCGTGTACGGCGCGTTCGCGGCGGTGCCGATGTTCCTGCTGTGGATGTACCTGAGCTGGTTCATCGCGCTGGGCGGCGCGATGATCGCGTCGGCGCTGCCGGCGATCCGGATCGGGCAGTTCCACCGGATCCGCTATCCGGGCAGCGACCTGCTCGACTCGCTCGAACTGCTGGCGCGCCTGTCCGATGCGCGCGACGCGGGGCGCGCCGGCCACACGGCCGCGCGGCTCGCGCTGATGGTGCGCTGCGACATGGAAACCGCGCAACGGCTGCTGGCGACGATGGAGGAGCGGGAATGGGTCGCGCGCCTGCAGAACGAGCGGGACGCCGCGCCGCGTTACGTGTTGCTGGTGAACCCGGCGGAATTGAGCGTGGCGGACCTGTTCGACGTGATGGTGGTCGATCGGGGCGAGCTGGTGTATCAGTTGCAGCGCAGCAAAACACCGTTTGACCAGGCGCTGCTGCTGGATGCGCTCGCGAGCGACCGGCTGGCGGTGCCGCTCGCGACCTTGCTGGCGAGCCGTCGGGCGGCCGCGGCGACGGACGCCGAGGGCGCGGCCGGGGCGGATCCCGCCGTGCGGCCGGATCCGGCGGCCTGA
- the wrbA gene encoding NAD(P)H:quinone oxidoreductase, with translation MKDILVLYYSRHGATRELALAIAGGIDSVPGAQARIRTVPAVSAVCEATQPDIPSDGPPYAELRDLEECAGLALGSPTRFGNMAASLKYFLDGTTPQWLSGALAGKPGCVFTSTGSLHGGQESTLLSMMLPLLHHGMLIVGIPYTESTLATTQTGGTPYGASHFSRAHQSGISADEKTLAAALGARLARAALQLSAAS, from the coding sequence ATGAAAGACATCCTCGTGCTCTACTACAGCCGCCACGGCGCGACCCGCGAGCTGGCGCTTGCGATCGCGGGCGGCATCGACAGCGTGCCCGGCGCCCAGGCGCGCATTCGCACCGTTCCGGCCGTCTCCGCCGTGTGCGAGGCGACGCAGCCCGACATCCCGTCCGACGGCCCGCCCTACGCGGAGCTGCGCGACCTCGAGGAATGCGCGGGCCTCGCGCTCGGCTCGCCGACGCGCTTCGGCAACATGGCCGCGTCCCTCAAGTACTTCCTCGACGGCACCACGCCGCAGTGGCTGTCCGGCGCGCTCGCCGGCAAGCCCGGCTGCGTGTTCACCTCGACCGGCAGCCTGCATGGCGGCCAGGAATCGACCCTGCTGTCGATGATGCTGCCCCTGCTCCATCACGGCATGCTGATCGTCGGCATCCCGTACACCGAAAGCACGCTCGCCACGACCCAGACGGGCGGCACCCCGTATGGCGCGTCGCACTTTTCGCGCGCGCATCAGTCGGGCATCTCGGCCGACGAAAAGACCCTCGCCGCCGCGCTCGGCGCGCGACTCGCGCGCGCCGCGCTGCAGTTGAGCGCCGCGTCGTGA
- a CDS encoding LysR family transcriptional regulator, translating to MDTLQNMRVFVRVVEAGSFTAAAQQLNSTTAYTSRAVSDLESHLRTRLLNRTTRRIALTEAGERYLQRCEQILAYVDQAEAEAGDAHARPSGKLKVHCMTSLGQHYAVPAISRYRERYPDVHVELTLAQRMPDLLDEGYDVALIVDQDLPDSGLVSQRLATTFSVACASPGYLARYGVPQRPQDLSGHVCLGMVAPGMHWAEWKLTGPHGEETVSLASPPFRVNVAEALAAAVREGMGIGVLPLYSAIAGFKHGDFAWVMPEYRSHVMNIYALYPSRQYLDAKIRTWVDFLREELPATVDADVAALQQFARTT from the coding sequence ATGGATACGCTACAAAACATGCGGGTGTTCGTGCGCGTGGTGGAGGCGGGGAGCTTCACCGCCGCGGCGCAGCAGCTCAATTCGACGACGGCCTACACGTCGCGCGCGGTGTCGGATCTCGAATCCCACCTGCGCACCCGCCTGTTGAACCGCACCACGCGCCGCATCGCGCTGACCGAGGCGGGCGAGCGCTACCTGCAGCGCTGCGAGCAGATCCTCGCGTACGTCGACCAGGCGGAAGCCGAGGCGGGCGACGCGCATGCGCGCCCGTCGGGCAAGCTGAAGGTGCATTGCATGACGAGCCTGGGCCAGCATTACGCGGTGCCGGCGATCTCGCGCTACCGCGAGCGCTATCCGGATGTGCACGTCGAGCTGACGCTCGCGCAGCGGATGCCGGACCTGCTGGACGAGGGCTACGACGTCGCGTTGATCGTCGACCAGGATCTGCCCGATTCGGGGCTCGTGTCGCAGCGGCTCGCGACGACCTTCAGCGTCGCATGCGCGTCGCCCGGCTATCTGGCGCGCTATGGCGTACCGCAGCGGCCGCAGGATTTGTCCGGGCACGTGTGCCTGGGGATGGTCGCGCCGGGCATGCACTGGGCCGAGTGGAAGCTCACCGGCCCGCACGGCGAGGAAACCGTGTCGCTGGCCTCGCCGCCGTTTCGCGTCAATGTCGCGGAGGCGCTGGCCGCCGCGGTGCGCGAGGGGATGGGCATCGGCGTGCTGCCGCTCTACTCGGCGATCGCCGGGTTCAAGCACGGCGACTTCGCCTGGGTGATGCCCGAGTACCGGTCGCACGTGATGAACATCTACGCGCTCTATCCGTCGCGGCAGTACCTGGACGCGAAGATCCGCACCTGGGTCGACTTCCTGCGCGAGGAACTGCCGGCGACCGTCGATGCCGACGTCGCCGCGCTCCAGCAATTCGCGCGCACGACCTGA
- a CDS encoding metallophosphoesterase, giving the protein MKIRVLSDLHLEGNAPDAIPYAQADLVVLAGDIHNHAEGLRWAAETFDPATPVVYVPGNHEYYDGEFGALEAAMRDTAQALDHVHYLNNATFVDPDGRFRVLGTTLWSDFALFGDTAAACDAARKVMLDFRGVIQVDWPHGVPRDFAPDDAIALHRTARAWLEAELARPFAGRTIVVTHHAPHRLSLAARYADDPVSAGFVSDLDALARAPVALWLHGHTHTSFDYTTPGGTRVVCNPRGYLHRRTGERENPSFAWDTVVALD; this is encoded by the coding sequence GTGAAAATCCGCGTGCTGTCCGACCTGCATCTCGAAGGCAATGCGCCCGACGCGATCCCGTACGCGCAAGCCGACCTCGTCGTGCTCGCGGGCGACATTCACAATCATGCGGAAGGCTTGCGGTGGGCGGCCGAGACCTTCGATCCGGCGACCCCGGTCGTCTACGTCCCCGGCAATCACGAGTACTACGACGGCGAATTCGGCGCGCTCGAGGCCGCGATGCGCGACACCGCGCAGGCGCTCGATCACGTGCACTACCTGAACAACGCGACCTTCGTCGATCCCGACGGCCGGTTCCGCGTGCTCGGCACGACGCTGTGGAGCGATTTCGCGCTGTTCGGCGACACCGCCGCGGCGTGCGACGCCGCGCGCAAGGTCATGCTCGATTTCAGGGGCGTGATTCAGGTGGACTGGCCGCACGGCGTGCCGCGCGACTTCGCGCCGGACGACGCGATCGCGCTGCATCGCACCGCGCGCGCCTGGCTGGAGGCCGAACTCGCGCGCCCCTTCGCGGGCCGCACGATCGTCGTCACGCATCACGCGCCGCACCGGCTGAGCCTCGCGGCGCGCTATGCGGACGATCCGGTGTCGGCGGGCTTCGTCAGCGACCTCGACGCGCTCGCGCGCGCGCCGGTCGCGCTGTGGCTGCACGGCCACACTCATACGTCATTCGACTACACGACGCCGGGCGGCACCCGGGTCGTCTGCAATCCGCGCGGCTACCTGCACCGCCGCACCGGCGAACGCGAGAACCCGTCGTTCGCCTGGGACACGGTCGTCGCGCTCGACTGA
- a CDS encoding FAD-binding oxidoreductase, with product MTASAFLDACRQAIGADHVLTDPHDTAPFLTDWRRRYQGAACAVLRPATTEEVAALVKLAVAHRVALVPQGGNTGLAGGATPDASGAQAVLSVARLNRVRALDPHNNTITVEAGVILAEVQARAREAERLFALSLAAEGSCTIGGNLATNAGGTAVLRYGNARELCLGLEVVTPQGEIWDGLRGLRKDNTGYDLRDLFIGAEGTLGIITAAVMKLHPRPAAQVTALAALDSPHAALDFLALAQRAAGPLLTGFELMSDFCMKLVGKHYPQLRYPFEHAHPQTVLLELSDNESEAHARALFETLMEEAFEAGQVVDAVVAENLAQSRAFWDLREHIPLAQADEGLNIKHDIAVPISSIARFIDETDAAIQQVAPGARMVTFGHLGDGNLHYNVQTPEGGDAKRFLADCQAPINQVVYENVHRHRGTISAEHGIGQLKIDDAQRYKSAVEIGLMRTLKGALDPLNLMNPGKVLR from the coding sequence ATGACCGCCTCCGCCTTCCTCGACGCCTGCCGCCAGGCCATCGGCGCCGACCACGTGCTGACCGACCCGCACGACACCGCGCCGTTCCTCACCGATTGGCGCCGCCGCTACCAGGGCGCGGCGTGCGCGGTGCTGCGGCCCGCCACGACCGAGGAAGTGGCGGCGCTCGTGAAGCTCGCCGTCGCGCACCGCGTCGCGCTCGTGCCGCAAGGCGGCAACACCGGGCTCGCGGGCGGCGCCACGCCCGATGCGAGCGGCGCGCAGGCGGTGCTGAGCGTCGCGCGGCTGAACCGCGTGCGCGCGCTCGATCCGCACAACAACACGATCACCGTCGAGGCGGGCGTGATCCTCGCCGAGGTCCAGGCGCGCGCCCGCGAGGCGGAACGCCTGTTCGCGCTGAGCCTCGCGGCGGAAGGCAGCTGCACGATCGGCGGCAATCTCGCGACCAACGCCGGCGGCACCGCGGTGCTGCGCTACGGCAACGCGCGCGAGCTGTGCCTCGGGCTCGAGGTGGTGACGCCGCAGGGCGAGATCTGGGACGGCCTGCGCGGCTTGCGCAAGGACAACACCGGCTACGACCTGCGCGATCTGTTCATCGGCGCGGAAGGCACGCTCGGCATCATCACCGCGGCCGTGATGAAGCTGCACCCGCGCCCCGCCGCCCAGGTGACGGCGCTCGCCGCGCTCGACTCGCCGCATGCGGCCCTTGATTTCCTCGCGCTCGCGCAACGCGCGGCAGGCCCGCTGCTGACGGGCTTCGAGCTGATGTCCGATTTCTGCATGAAGCTGGTCGGCAAGCACTATCCGCAGCTGCGCTATCCGTTCGAGCACGCGCATCCGCAGACCGTGCTGCTCGAACTGTCCGACAACGAAAGCGAGGCGCATGCGCGCGCGCTGTTCGAGACGTTGATGGAAGAGGCCTTCGAGGCCGGCCAGGTGGTCGACGCGGTGGTCGCCGAGAACCTCGCGCAGTCGCGCGCGTTCTGGGACCTGCGCGAGCACATCCCGCTCGCGCAGGCCGACGAGGGGCTCAACATCAAGCACGACATCGCGGTACCGATCTCGTCGATCGCCCGCTTCATCGACGAGACCGACGCGGCGATCCAGCAGGTCGCGCCCGGCGCGCGGATGGTGACCTTCGGCCACCTCGGCGACGGCAATCTGCACTACAACGTGCAGACGCCCGAAGGCGGCGACGCGAAGCGCTTTCTCGCCGACTGCCAGGCGCCGATCAACCAGGTCGTCTATGAGAACGTGCACCGCCACCGCGGCACGATCAGCGCCGAGCACGGCATCGGCCAGCTGAAGATCGACGACGCGCAACGCTACAAGTCGGCGGTCGAGATCGGGCTGATGCGCACGCTGAAAGGCGCGCTCGATCCGCTCAACCTGATGAACCCCGGCAAGGTGCTGCGCTAG